The genomic interval ACATTGAGCGTGGCAACCCCCGTGCCGTTAACGGGTGCGGTAGATTGTGCAACCATTTCGCCCGTATCGTTAAAATCGCCGTCGCCGTTCCAGTCCACGTAAATGCGCACATGCTTGTTGGCATTTGCGCCGCAAGTGCCTAAGGTAACACTGAAATTAACGGTTTGCCCTGCGCCCATTTGCGGCGGGGTAACGCTTGTTCTGAAATCGGTATAGCCTGTGCAACCTGTTGCACTGCTGTTGTCAAGCGTTCCGAATACGACGCGGTCTATGCGCGAATCGGCGGGATTGGTAGCACCCGAAGACGCAATCGGCGTACCGCCAATACCGCTGCCGATAATGGCATACTCTTGTGAGCCGCCCGAAAGCGTGCCTTTGTGCGTAAGAGTAACGGTATAGCTGCGCCCGGGAATGGGATTGAAAACAACGACCTGCTCTACGTTATCGCGGTTGTTATCGGTTGTTTGCAATGCCGTTTGTGTAGCTACGCTCTTGTTGGCAGGGTTGAGCTGATAAGGCATTGTCCACGGATAATAGACTTGGCTAGTTACGTTGTCGGTAATGCGTAAGTCCAAATCGTTTATCAACCGCGAAGTCGGGTCGTCAAAATTGCTTAAATCAGGCTCACTAAGCGGCGTTGCGGCAGGGTCGTTCCAACAAACAGTAAACCGCAACGGTTCATTACCCGAAGCAACTACGTTCACGGAAAACGAACCGCCGTTGTTCAATACATTTTGCTGCAAAAGGTGTTGGGAACCCGATGCTGCCACATGCGACAAAATAGTGGCGGCTTTTGCGGTGTTCATTAAGCCCCAACCATAAGTATAATCAGGACCCGGTGCGGGACCCGCTTCATCTGCCGTGTGGATGATTAACCCCCGCAGCGTAGCCGAACGGAAGGGAGTGCTTGGGAACAAGTTGCTCCAATGCTGTTGCAACAAACCCGCCGAACCCGATACGTTAGGTCCGGACATAGAAGTGCCTGTTTTGGTAGCATACGAAGTGTTTGTATCACCGGTAGGCGAAAAAATGAATGTACCCGCCCCCGTAATATCCGGTTTAATGCGCCCGTCATCGGTCGGTCCGCGCGAACTGCTTGGGTTGATTACAACACTGGAAGGACCTGCATAAAAATCAACGATTTGTGCATTGGCTACCACCAAAATGTTTTTGGAATTGGAAGAGGTAGTCAATACGTTATACCCGTCGCCAAAAGCAGGATTGCTTCCCGTTACAGCGCCGTCATTCCCTGCCGACTTGACTATCAAGTGGTTAGGGCATTATTGGCAACTTCATCCCACCACCGAGCAAAAATATCATAATAACCGCCCCATTCTTTCGGTACGTGTGTGATAATATAAGCACCGTAAGAGTGTTGAGAAATGCGCATGCCGTTGGCAGAAGCGGTAGCCATTTCAGCTACATGATTCGTAACATCGTAAGAATGAATTTGTGCCGCACTTGCCATCCCTTTGGCTTCGGGGACAATGCCTGTGGCAGCCAGCGTACCGGCTACGTGCGTAGCATGGTTTGAACCTCTGCCGACAGGTGAAAGCGTGGCGCCGTCCATAATTGTAACCCGCCCGTTAAGTTCCTGATGAGTAGGCAAAACAGCTGCTACCTGATGCCCCTCGGGTGTATTGTCAAATGCTTCCCAAACACCGAAAGTGATACCTTCGCCGTTCAGATTCAGCCCCAAACTGCCGCCTGTCCATAGGCGATTGGCGCGGGTAGTTCGTGCTGCACCTACGTTAGAATTAGGCGATACCATCAGCGGACTTCCGTCGGGCAACAGGTCGATAATGTTGTACAATTTGCCGTCCGTGTAGTGTTTGCCGTACTTGTCTTTCCATTCGGGAATTTTGACCAGTTCGTCCAATCGCTTTTTCAGCGCTTCGATGCGTGCCAGTTCGCGTTTTTGAATTTCTTCCAACGCGGCTTTGTTCGTGCCTTCGGGCAGGCGTTGCCCGGGGATGTCTAACCCCGACCTGTCCTTAACTTGTGCGTGAAGCGAGGTGGTTATGCCCGTTAAAAGGATAACCAGCCACAGTAGTAGCTTTTGTTTCATACTTGTATGCCTTTAATACTGTCAGCATAGCTGATAGGCACAAGTATAGTTTATTGCAACAAGCTAAAAACTTTTTCATTTTGCTAAATGATGGCGCAAACTTTTTAAATGATTAAAACTTAAAATGCGTTTTCCTGCTTTTGACACTTTTCTTACTGAATTTTTGTAACTATCTGATAGTCATTTAGTTATGAATTTATTTTCTTGGTGTTGGGTGTCCAAGGTGTTTTTTGGTAAATTTAGCCCATGTTTGTTAGGAAAAAGAAGAACAAAAGCGGTGTCATCAGCGTACAGGTGATTGACAAAAGCAGCGGGCGGTATAAGGTCATTCAGACCATCGGTAGTAGCGCCAACGCTCAGGAGGTGGAGCGATTAGTGGAAAGAGTTACTTATCCAGTTTTAAATCTTGTGGTGTTCGGGTAATGACAACAGGAGCCATTCACACACAGGACATACACCAAAAAAAGCCATCCTGCGGGGTGGCTTTTTTGATGATGTTCAATCGGTTTTTACTGTTTGATACGCTGTCCGAAGAAGCCAAATTTAAACGACACGGAAGCCGTCGGGCTGCTGAAATCAGCGTTGTTATACCCATCTACGGCAACCCCGTTCACCATGCGATAACCACCCGCAACAGCAATTTTCATAAAGCCTGTGATATTTATTTCTGCTCCTACTTCGGGCGTTACAACGTAAACATTATCGGAGCCGAAATTTTGGCGGGCATTAAAGTCGTTGTCATACAAAGAAACATTACCCCAACCCATTTTAGCACTGGCAGTAATGTGGAGTAATTTGTGAGGATTAAAGTTGTAGCCCAACCAGAAGCCGCCGTGACCAAGTCCTATTTTTTGGTCGGGATTTTTGGCTTTTACGCTGTTGGAACGCCCCAGCCCGTACCCCCCGAAAAAGAATTTCTGGTTCAGTAGCACGGCACCGCCGCCGCCCGTAGAAACGGTAAATTGGTTGTTAATGCTGCTAAATTCAACAATAGGCGCACCAAATCCTGATACTTTGACATGCTTGCCGAGTAAGGTTTCCGGTTCATCTTGTGCAAAGGCTGCGGCAGATAGAAATAAGGCACCAATAAGTGCGGTCAGTTTAAGTTTCATACTGTAAATGTTCAAGTTTGCCTTTGGTTTGCCAAAGCAATGCCGCTTATTGCAAGTGATTGATTTTAAAACGATTGCAGTATTGGTACAAGGAGGCAGGTGTCCTGAAAAAGCACAGGTTCGTTCACCGACGGACATTTTTTGGCAAACTCAGCCCAGTGCTACATCGAGCGTCATCATCACAATAAAACCGGAGATAAAACCCAACGTTGCGATGTCGGTATTTTTATCCAATTGTGTTTCGGGAATTACCTCTTCCACAACTACGAAAATCATGGCACCGGCGGCAAAGGAGAGCGCATAGGGGAGGATGGGAGTAAAAAATGCTACGGCAAATGCACCCAGCACGCCTGCCACAGGCTCTACAAGTGCCGAAGATTGTCCGTAAAGGAAACTTTTAGTGCGGCTCATGCCCATGCGCCGCAGCGGCATAGCCACCGCTATCCCTTCGGGAAAATTTTGCAAACCAATACCGATGGCAAGTGTAACCGCCCCTGAAACACTTGCCTCAGGAATGCCTGCTGCTACCCCGCCGAAAAGTACCCCAACTGCCAGCCCTTCGGGAATATTATGCAGCGTGATGGCCAATACGAGCAGGGTCGTGCGCTGCCACGGTGATTTGATGCCTTCCGTTTCTTTAAAGTTGATGTGCAAATGGGGCAGCAGTTTGTCCAGCATAAACAAAAACAGCGCACCCGAAATGAAACCAATGGTAGCAGGCATGACTTTCAGTAGTTTGCTGGTGCCTTCGCTCATGGCTATGGCAGGTGCAAGCAAACTCCAAAAACTGGCAGCAATCATCACTCCACCCGTAAAGCCCAACATCCCGTCCAGTACGGTGCGGTTCATTCTGCGAAAGAAAAATACCAACGAAGCCCCCGCAGCCGTTACCAGCCAAGTAAAACATGTAGCCAAAAAAGCAGCCGTTACGGGAGGCAGTTGCGCAAGGAAAGCGACAATATCGTCAATCATGTTCTGTAACCGATTGCCTGCAAATGTAACAAACCCTGACGCATTTACGGACAATATGTGCAGTCTTTGGCAGTAAATTACCTGATAGTCTGCTTTTTCTCCGAAAAGTTGCTATATTGCCAACAAACAAACACGACTGAAATGGGTATTTTCAATTTCCTCAGCAAGCAGTTTATTGATATCATAGAGTGGCTGGACGATAGCCGCGACACGCTCGTTTGGCGGTTTGACCATGCCAATAACGAAATTAAATACGGTGCAAAGCTGATTGTGCGCGAATCGCAGGCAGCTTTGTTTATTAATGAGGGACAGCTTGCCGATGTGTATGGCCCCGGAACGCATACACTCATCACACAAAATATGCCCATCCTGAGCACATTGAAAGGTTGGAAATACGGTTTTGAAAGTCCTTTCAAAGCCGAGGTATATTTCGTGAATACAAAAGTTTTTACCAACTGGAAGTGGGGGACAAAAAATCCCATTACGATGCGCGACCCCGAAATTGGGCCTGTGCGTCTGCGCGCTTTTGGCACCTATTCCATTCGGGTGAGCGACCCCGCCAAGTTTGTCAAGGAATTGGTAGGTACTAACGGTCAGTTTCGTGCCGAAGACGTTGCCGACAACCTCCGCAATATGATTGTTACGCGCTTTACCGATATTATCGGCGAAGCAAAAATTCCTGTGTTGGATATGGCGGGCAACGTTAATGAGTTTTCCAACTACATCAAAGAAAAAATCGCCCACGACTTTGATACTTACGGCGTGGAGGTGGTTAAGGTGTTGGTTGAAAATATCTCCCTGCCGCCGGAAGTAGAGGCTATGCTGGACAAACGCAGCAGTATGGGAATTTTGGGCAACTTAGACCAGTACACGAAGTTTCAGGCAGCTAATGCCATTGAAAAGGCGGCCGATAACCCTGCGGGAGGTATGGGTGCAGGTATGGGCGTTGGTATGGGCTTTGGCTTAGGCAATCAAATGATGAATAATATTGTCGGCAACACGGCTGCTCCCAATCCGCCACCGGTACCCCCGACACCGCCCCCTGTGCAGTTTTTTGTGGCTGTAAACGGTCAGCAGCAAGGGCCTTTTGACATGAACCAACTCACGCAGATGGCAACCAATGGGCAGCTTACCCGAGAGTCGTTGGTTTGGATGCAAGGCATGAGCGGATGGACACAGGCCGGACAGGTGCAGGCGCTCAATAGCGTATTTGCTGCTATGCCGCCGCCTCTTCCGCCTATGTAAAGGAGCTTTGAGAACATCGGACTACACAAAAAATCTCGACAGATTTTAATAAACTGTCGAGATTTTTTTGTGAAAATAGATTTAGTTTGTTGCACATTTTGGCAGCATTTTACCGAAGTATGCAAATTAGGTAATCGTTTTTAACCATTCTTTGGCTTCTGCCACATTGTTAAAATATTTGACCTTTACTACTTTGGCATTATCTACGATAGACTCGATGGAAAGTCGGCCGAAAATATCCTCTGAAAGCACAATGGCGTTATATCGGAGACCTGCCTCCACAGCCCGTTTTGCCCAATCGTTATTAGACCAGTCTTGGTCTTCTACCGATATTACCTCACTACTGCTCGTATCTCCCAACAGTTTTGATGTGCCGTATTTTTTTAGCAACTCAATAGCCTTATTAAGCAGTGCTCGATATACTTCACCCTCTGAGTAGCCTGTCAGTGTGATACATACACAATCGGCTTGTTCGTCATAAAACACATCGCCGCTGGCGTTGCTGAAACTGATATCCGGTACTTGGTTTTTGCCATCGGAGCGCATAAAAATAGGAGTAGTGAAGGTAAAAAAAAAGTTGGTTTAGTAGGGGTTGAGTTTTCTATATAACGCAATATGCACCGAATAAATTTCATTCATGGCAAAAATTATTTTCCTTTTTGGAGCTGAGCAATTTCTTCCAGATTTTTAGGCGGTGCAAGCCATAGCGTAGCCTCATTTCGGATATGCGAGCGGATAGGTTCGGGAATTTTATCAAAACTGTCCACCCGATAACAAACTAACTGAATAATTCCTTTTTTACCCTGTCCGAAGAAAGGGGGCAAATCGCCGTAGCGCACCCAACTCAACTGATAGCGATGTTGCAACTTGGTTTTTTTGGGGAAGTAGTAAAAATCGTAGTTTTCATAGGCTTCATACTTGCCGCGGGGCGTGTCCCAATCCAAAAAAACAGGCGAGGTAAATACGTAGCTGTCCCCTATTTGGCGGGCAAGAGTTTTATACCCCGGCCCCATTTTGGTAATCCGCTCGCCGCTGCCTTGTTCTACGTAAGTGGCCATTTTGTCCCCTTGCAATACGTAAGTAATCTTCTGATAAGGGTACTCGATATGCGTTACCTTTTGCCCGTTGTACTCTTTGAGTACCTGATTGGTTTGAGCATCGGTGTAAACGAAAATTTTGCGGTTTAGCTGAATCACACTGTCCTTGCTGACCGGAATCAGGTTGGCTGCGTCTATCCCTTCCATGCGACTAAGCAACTTACCATCGGGGTATGAATAGACCTCGCCGTAGCAATACCAATACACAGGCTTTTTGCCATCGCCAACGCGCATTTCAATAAACTTGTTAAAAATGTCCTGATTAAATGTAATGTTTTGCGCAAATGTGCAGAGGCTTACCATCGCACTTGCAAAGAAAGAAAGGCTGATTTTTTTCATTTTTTTTACGATTAATATGATAATTATGGATTTATTTGCCGAGTATTTGCATTACTTCGCCGACTGCGCGTTCCGCAGATTGGGCGGCTCCTTCCATGCCGGTATGTGTGAAGCAGGTATGCTCGCCGGCGAAGCAAATACTGCCTGCCGGTTTTGCCAGTTGTGGCACCCAGCGGCTGATTTGTCCGGGGGCATATTGGTGATAAGCACCGCCGTTGAACGGATGATTCCCCCATGAATTGACATACAGGATTTCTAAGTTACCGGCAGATGCAGGGCGTATTTTTTTCATTTCGTCAAGCACAAATTTTTTGGCATCTTCTCCGGACAGTTTGTCAAAATTTGCGGCTTCATTGCCAACCATCCATGCCGTAAGCCGCTCTACATGGCCTTGTTCGTTGTAAGTGGCAAAAATTCGCCCCAGCGGGCTGTCCGTCCACATAGCAGGGGGCATTTCATCCTGTTCCCAAAATGCCTCCGTTGGGCGCATGTGTACCTGCGAAATGGGAATATAGGGCATATTCAGGATTGCTTCACGCTGTAAATCAGGTGATTGTACTTCCATAGCAATTTTTCGCAAGGCAGTAAACGGCAGTGTACAAATGACCGCCCGCGCAGTGTATTTGCTTTTGTCTTTGCAATAAACCTCTACGCGGCCTTTCTTTTGGACGATTCGCGCAGTGGCTTTTCCCGTTTCAGGTGCTTGTTTGAGGCGCGCTGCTACGGCTTCGGGGAGTCTGCTGCTGCCGCCTGCTATGCGTAAGGTGGTTGTACTGCCGCCAATGGTGCGCAGGCTGAGACTTCTCAGCACGTGCAGAGCCGAGGTCTGATTGACATCGTGGATATTGGCATTAACATTAATCAGCCGAATGGCTTCATCGGATGCGCCTTTTTGGCGTAAGAAATCAGCATAAGGAATGTCTAAATGTTTAAATTTTCCGCTATACCATTCTTCCAGCTGCTGAAATGGAATATTTTTCATGGTATAGTAGCTTTCTAACATGGCGGGGAGTATATTTTTTTCTGCTGCTGCCAATAAATTATTTTCTGCTGCTGCCCATTCTTGCGTGCCGATGAGTTTTCCTTTGACAAACAGTGCTGTTTCCCGTGCTTGCGGAGGGGCAGGAGGGTGCGCAACGATAGGTACTCCGACTTTTTCTGCCAGCGATAAAATAGATTTATAGCCATTACCGACTTCTATACCACCAACTTCGGGTTTGCCCGGCACATTGTCTAAGGTGAACAATCGCCCGCCAATGCGATTGGTCGCTTCCAATACTTTTACGGAATAGCCTTTTTCTTGCAGTTGCAAAGCAGCATACAGGCCTGAAATGCCGCCGCCAAGTACGAGTACGTCTGTGCGGGTATCTGCTGCCCAGTTGCCGACAAAGTCGGGAGCAAAAAGCAATGATGCGCTTGCAGCGCCTAATTGGCGGATAAATTCGCGCCGTCCGCCATGATTAGATGGATTAATGTTACTCATAGTGCAGGTTCAAATTTTTTCAGGTCAGTTTCTACCAATCGGTTGATAAGTTCTTTTCCTTCGGGTGAGATAATGATAAACCGCGCGGAGGCTTTTACAGGCCCGATGCCCTTGGCGAAATAATAAACATTGATACTTTTTGCCTGCCGACCATCGGCGAAAGTCCAGTGAGTATTGAAATCAACGCGCATACATTGTCGGTAAATTTGTCCGTTGCTAACAGTAACATCTTCAAACCCGACTATTTTTTGGCTAAGCGTGAATGTGCCTGCAGTTATGCGGCCATCGTTTTCATATTTGCGGTAAGGTGTGGTTGCGTACAACGAATCGCCACGGCGCACTTGGCCGGTAAACCAATAGAACGGCTTTTCAAAAACTACTTTGGAGCGGTCGTTGAAAATTTCGCCCAGATAGAGCAGTCCTTTGCGTTTATCAAACGTCAGTACTTTGGCGGCATTGGTGGCATCATAATGCCAGACCGTATTTTCTGTTTCGCCTTTTTCTATGCGTGAAATATAATCCGGTTTGTCGGGCGGAGGTGTATATATCCAGCGCGTGCCGGGTTGGGAGGGATAATAATCGGCTATGCGAACTTTTTGGGCAACGGCCTCCGATGCAAGTAACAGTAACAGACAGTGCGACAGTAAACGGAGCATTTTCATATCTTCCTGATTTTAGGAAAGATACGAATGAATTCCTGAAAAAAGTTAATGAGGTTAATTAATTTTTTAAAGCAAACCCCGACAAAATTTAGTTCTGTCGGGGTTTCAAGTCTTATCCGCGCGATACTTTATTTTCTTTCACCGTAGCGTTGTGCTTGGCATAAGTGGGGCAGGTTTTGTAGGCGCACGATGCCATAAAAGTTACGGCTAACAGGGCGCAGGCAATCCATCCTTTGGTTTTCATAAGCGTAATTTTTGAGGGTGTATAGTTCAAATATAGTTCCAAATTCAATACAAAAGCAAGTTGCAT from Rhodoflexus caldus carries:
- a CDS encoding S8 family serine peptidase, which encodes MIVKSAGNDGAVTGSNPAFGDGYNVLTTSSNSKNILVVANAQIVDFYAGPSSVVINPSSSRGPTDDGRIKPDITGAGTFIFSPTGDTNTSYATKTGTSMSGPNVSGSAGLLQQHWSNLFPSTPFRSATLRGLIIHTADEAGPAPGPDYTYGWGLMNTAKAATILSHVAASGSQHLLQQNVLNNGGSFSVNVVASGNEPLRFTVCWNDPAATPLSEPDLSNFDDPTSRLINDLDLRITDNVTSQVYYPWTMPYQLNPANKSVATQTALQTTDNNRDNVEQVVVFNPIPGRSYTVTLTHKGTLSGGSQEYAIIGSGIGGTPIASSGATNPADSRIDRVVFGTLDNSSATGCTGYTDFRTSVTPPQMGAGQTVNFSVTLGTCGANANKHVRIYVDWNGDGDFNDTGEMVAQSTAPVNGTGVATLNVSSVVVPTVVQEGGLATLRVVCVETSNVNDITPTGSYTKGETEDYLVRFTRPQNDVGVEEIILPSEIPCSGNIPVVVRIRNFGDNAVSNVPVQFTVNGGSPVTATLTGTLNPGAVRTLLVGTFAAVPATAYNIVAQTTLTGDGAPSNNSTTTSITTPAAPALTAASATASCTPGDPVTLTATVSGGSANVVHWFDQPTGGNRIAVGNNTTITSAVASALPNPNTVYAGLNDFSATGAGRINGINTSASYYSAFGKVFFNVTTPFRIASAKMYMFDNTGSTSFGNPIVGASIIFRVRSQATGQIVSTSIVQARQVPITGDFFPVNILFPAPGAYELTIEYPSHVFVYLDDSGIPAGFYPANLSTVGQITGNDWGADKYFWLYDMTLAGAGCSAGSRVPVTINISPAPVATITPAGSTVV
- a CDS encoding S8 family serine peptidase is translated as MKQKLLLWLVILLTGITTSLHAQVKDRSGLDIPGQRLPEGTNKAALEEIQKRELARIEALKKRLDELVKIPEWKDKYGKHYTDGKLYNIIDLLPDGSPLMVSPNSNVGAARTTRANRLWTGGSLGLNLNGEGITFGVWEAFDNTPEGHQVAAVLPTHQELNGRVTIMDGATLSPVGRGSNHATHVAGTLAATGIVPEAKGMASAAQIHSYDVTNHVAEMATASANGMRISQHSYGAYIITHVPKEWGGYYDIFARWWDEVANNALTT
- a CDS encoding ZIP family metal transporter, translated to MIDDIVAFLAQLPPVTAAFLATCFTWLVTAAGASLVFFFRRMNRTVLDGMLGFTGGVMIAASFWSLLAPAIAMSEGTSKLLKVMPATIGFISGALFLFMLDKLLPHLHINFKETEGIKSPWQRTTLLVLAITLHNIPEGLAVGVLFGGVAAGIPEASVSGAVTLAIGIGLQNFPEGIAVAMPLRRMGMSRTKSFLYGQSSALVEPVAGVLGAFAVAFFTPILPYALSFAAGAMIFVVVEEVIPETQLDKNTDIATLGFISGFIVMMTLDVALG
- a CDS encoding SPFH domain-containing protein encodes the protein MGIFNFLSKQFIDIIEWLDDSRDTLVWRFDHANNEIKYGAKLIVRESQAALFINEGQLADVYGPGTHTLITQNMPILSTLKGWKYGFESPFKAEVYFVNTKVFTNWKWGTKNPITMRDPEIGPVRLRAFGTYSIRVSDPAKFVKELVGTNGQFRAEDVADNLRNMIVTRFTDIIGEAKIPVLDMAGNVNEFSNYIKEKIAHDFDTYGVEVVKVLVENISLPPEVEAMLDKRSSMGILGNLDQYTKFQAANAIEKAADNPAGGMGAGMGVGMGFGLGNQMMNNIVGNTAAPNPPPVPPTPPPVQFFVAVNGQQQGPFDMNQLTQMATNGQLTRESLVWMQGMSGWTQAGQVQALNSVFAAMPPPLPPM
- a CDS encoding STAS/SEC14 domain-containing protein — protein: MRSDGKNQVPDISFSNASGDVFYDEQADCVCITLTGYSEGEVYRALLNKAIELLKKYGTSKLLGDTSSSEVISVEDQDWSNNDWAKRAVEAGLRYNAIVLSEDIFGRLSIESIVDNAKVVKVKYFNNVAEAKEWLKTIT
- a CDS encoding DUF1838 family protein — protein: MKKISLSFFASAMVSLCTFAQNITFNQDIFNKFIEMRVGDGKKPVYWYCYGEVYSYPDGKLLSRMEGIDAANLIPVSKDSVIQLNRKIFVYTDAQTNQVLKEYNGQKVTHIEYPYQKITYVLQGDKMATYVEQGSGERITKMGPGYKTLARQIGDSYVFTSPVFLDWDTPRGKYEAYENYDFYYFPKKTKLQHRYQLSWVRYGDLPPFFGQGKKGIIQLVCYRVDSFDKIPEPIRSHIRNEATLWLAPPKNLEEIAQLQKGK
- a CDS encoding flavin monoamine oxidase family protein, encoding MSNINPSNHGGRREFIRQLGAASASLLFAPDFVGNWAADTRTDVLVLGGGISGLYAALQLQEKGYSVKVLEATNRIGGRLFTLDNVPGKPEVGGIEVGNGYKSILSLAEKVGVPIVAHPPAPPQARETALFVKGKLIGTQEWAAAENNLLAAAEKNILPAMLESYYTMKNIPFQQLEEWYSGKFKHLDIPYADFLRQKGASDEAIRLINVNANIHDVNQTSALHVLRSLSLRTIGGSTTTLRIAGGSSRLPEAVAARLKQAPETGKATARIVQKKGRVEVYCKDKSKYTARAVICTLPFTALRKIAMEVQSPDLQREAILNMPYIPISQVHMRPTEAFWEQDEMPPAMWTDSPLGRIFATYNEQGHVERLTAWMVGNEAANFDKLSGEDAKKFVLDEMKKIRPASAGNLEILYVNSWGNHPFNGGAYHQYAPGQISRWVPQLAKPAGSICFAGEHTCFTHTGMEGAAQSAERAVGEVMQILGK